A part of Microbacterium terregens genomic DNA contains:
- a CDS encoding 5-methyltetrahydropteroyltriglutamate--homocysteine S-methyltransferase, giving the protein MSVNPPFRADIVGSFLRPEAIKVARARHAAGELDAAGLRLVEDEAISALVAREAAAGLKVATDGEFRRSWWHFDFFGMLDGVNLVELDHGIQFQGVQTRPLGLHIDGTVGFPSDHPMIEHFRALKPIADAAGVVAKFTIPAPTVLDFRLERDALAGSSYAGHDDIFEDLAATYRSAVQAFYDAGCRYLQFDDTAWAYLCSDVELAKAAERGIRTDHLPERYAALVNASLRDKPADMVITTHVCRGNFRSTWISSGGYEPVAEQLLGETAYDGYFLEYDSERAGGFEPLRFLPKGDKVVELGLVTTKSGALENPDELKRRIDEAATIVPIEQLALSPQCGFASTEEGNVLTESEQWAKVEETVALAAEVWPDA; this is encoded by the coding sequence ATGTCTGTGAACCCCCCGTTCCGCGCCGATATCGTCGGCAGTTTCCTGCGTCCCGAGGCGATCAAGGTCGCACGTGCGCGTCACGCAGCCGGCGAACTCGACGCCGCGGGCCTCCGCCTCGTCGAGGACGAGGCGATCAGCGCGCTCGTCGCTCGTGAGGCGGCCGCCGGCCTGAAGGTCGCCACGGATGGCGAATTCCGACGGTCATGGTGGCACTTCGACTTCTTCGGGATGCTGGACGGCGTCAATCTCGTCGAGCTCGATCACGGCATCCAGTTCCAAGGGGTCCAGACCCGACCGCTCGGGCTGCACATCGACGGGACCGTGGGCTTTCCGAGCGATCACCCGATGATCGAGCACTTCCGCGCACTCAAGCCGATCGCCGACGCCGCCGGTGTCGTGGCGAAGTTCACCATCCCTGCCCCGACGGTGCTCGACTTCCGCCTCGAGCGCGACGCGCTCGCGGGCTCTTCCTACGCCGGTCACGACGACATCTTCGAGGACCTGGCCGCGACCTATCGGAGCGCGGTGCAGGCGTTCTACGACGCCGGCTGTCGCTACCTGCAGTTCGACGACACCGCGTGGGCCTACCTGTGCTCGGACGTCGAGCTGGCAAAAGCCGCCGAGCGCGGCATCCGCACCGATCATCTGCCCGAGCGCTACGCGGCGCTGGTCAATGCGTCGCTGCGCGACAAGCCGGCCGACATGGTGATCACGACCCACGTGTGCCGCGGGAACTTCCGCTCGACGTGGATCTCGTCCGGCGGGTACGAGCCGGTCGCGGAGCAGCTGCTGGGCGAGACCGCCTACGACGGCTACTTCCTGGAATACGACAGTGAACGCGCCGGCGGATTCGAGCCGCTGCGGTTCCTCCCGAAGGGCGACAAGGTCGTCGAGCTCGGCCTGGTCACCACGAAGTCCGGCGCGCTGGAGAACCCCGACGAGCTGAAGCGCCGCATCGACGAGGCGGCCACGATCGTGCCGATCGAGCAGCTGGCGCTGAGCCCGCAGTGCGGCTTCGCCTCGACCGAGGAGGGCAACGTCCTCACCGAGTCCGAGCAGTGGGCCAAGGTCGAGGAGACGGTCGCGCTGGCGGCCGAGGTGTGGCCCGACGCGTAG
- a CDS encoding ABC transporter ATP-binding protein has protein sequence MAARLKLKDVSLRFGGIKVLEEVTFDVEPGAIFGLVGPNGAGKTSLFNCISGHYKPSSGSIMIGETEVAGAQPSALAAHGLARTFQHPALQLHATVLENVLLGAHTRLSGGPVEWSLRLPRTTRSEKSLRIEARALLERNGLGWAADLHADELSHGLHKGIELCRALLSKPQLLLLDEPAAGLPHAEVEQFIASIKRLRDEEDVTVVIVEHHMGLIAALTDRVVVLDHGRKLMEGTAAEAQSDPRVIEAYIGKEAADDAA, from the coding sequence ATGGCCGCGCGATTGAAGCTGAAAGACGTTTCGCTGCGCTTCGGCGGCATCAAGGTCCTCGAAGAGGTCACCTTCGATGTGGAACCCGGCGCGATCTTCGGACTCGTCGGTCCGAACGGCGCCGGTAAGACTTCACTGTTCAACTGCATCAGCGGCCACTACAAGCCGTCGTCGGGGTCGATCATGATCGGCGAGACCGAGGTCGCAGGCGCACAGCCGTCGGCGCTGGCCGCCCATGGTCTGGCACGCACGTTCCAGCATCCTGCGCTGCAACTGCACGCGACCGTGCTCGAGAACGTGCTGCTGGGTGCGCACACACGACTCTCCGGCGGCCCGGTGGAGTGGTCGCTGCGACTGCCCCGCACGACGCGGTCCGAGAAGAGCCTGCGCATCGAGGCGCGCGCGCTGCTCGAACGCAACGGGCTGGGCTGGGCAGCCGACCTCCACGCCGATGAGCTCTCGCACGGCCTGCACAAGGGCATCGAGCTGTGTCGCGCACTGCTGTCCAAGCCGCAGCTGCTGCTGCTGGATGAGCCCGCCGCCGGCCTGCCGCACGCGGAGGTCGAGCAGTTCATCGCCTCCATCAAACGACTGCGCGACGAAGAGGACGTCACGGTGGTCATCGTCGAGCACCACATGGGCCTGATCGCCGCGCTGACCGACCGCGTCGTCGTCCTCGACCATGGTCGCAAGCTCATGGAGGGCACGGCGGCTGAAGCACAGTCCGACCCGCGCGTCATCGAGGCCTACATCGGCAAGGAGGCCGCGGATGACGCTGCTTGA
- a CDS encoding NAD(P)-dependent oxidoreductase, whose protein sequence is MRIAVLGLGEAGSIYATDLPTRGASVVGTDVRISAAPAGVDRADDIPRAVRGADVVLSLVGASSAASVLEEALPAMGATSIFADMNTSGPTDKRELAAVAAARGIPFVDVAIMAPVPRARIDTPLLLSGPGVAQLQPFLRDLRIPATEVGPEPGAAARLKLLRSVFMKGLAAVVVESVTAAEIFGAEEWLIGQIASELGAPDRTAVDHLIDGTTKHAVRREAEMIAAREFLRSLDTPHPMTDGTIEWLHAVAGRTGR, encoded by the coding sequence ATGCGCATTGCGGTCCTGGGGTTGGGTGAAGCAGGGAGCATCTACGCGACCGACCTGCCGACACGCGGTGCATCCGTCGTCGGTACCGATGTGCGCATCTCGGCCGCTCCGGCAGGGGTCGACCGGGCGGACGACATCCCGCGCGCCGTGCGCGGCGCCGACGTCGTCCTCAGCCTGGTCGGCGCGAGTTCCGCGGCATCCGTCCTCGAGGAGGCGCTGCCTGCGATGGGTGCCACCAGCATCTTCGCCGACATGAACACCAGCGGACCCACCGACAAGCGAGAGCTGGCCGCCGTCGCGGCGGCGCGCGGCATCCCGTTCGTGGATGTGGCGATCATGGCGCCGGTGCCGCGCGCCCGCATCGACACGCCGCTGCTGCTGAGCGGCCCCGGGGTCGCGCAGCTGCAGCCCTTCCTGCGGGATCTGCGCATTCCGGCGACCGAGGTCGGTCCGGAGCCGGGAGCGGCGGCCCGACTGAAGCTCCTGCGGAGCGTCTTCATGAAGGGACTGGCCGCGGTGGTGGTCGAGAGCGTCACCGCCGCCGAGATCTTCGGCGCCGAGGAATGGCTGATCGGCCAGATCGCCTCGGAACTCGGCGCACCGGACCGCACGGCGGTGGATCACCTCATCGATGGCACGACCAAGCACGCCGTGCGGCGAGAAGCCGAGATGATCGCGGCGCGCGAGTTCCTGCGGTCGCTCGATACGCCGCATCCCATGACCGACGGCACGATCGAGTGGCTGCACGCGGTCGCCGGACGCACCGGTCGCTGA
- a CDS encoding aminomethyl transferase family protein encodes MPESLAQAITRAGSAVDLLRNAQARPTVFPVTPEFSNWRSEQQSWRTSVALLDQSHHMTDLFITGPDALRLLSDVGVNSFAKFQIDQAKQFIAVNHEGYLIGDAILFYLAEQSFDLVGWHMVLDWVQFHGETGDYDVSFERDASSVVREGDPKLYRYELQGPNALALMEKVTGAEVPATKFFGMATFTIDGVEVRSLRHGMAGQPGFELFGPWADGERVRAALIAAGEGLDLVLVGSKAYSSANLESAWVPSPLPAIFSGEGTDAYREWLPVTRTGSLAGSLNSDRIEDYYITPYDIGYGRSVAFDHDFIGRAALERHAAAQNRQKVTLVWNPEDVASAAQSLLEPGLPVKYIDFPKARYGQHQLDRVLVDGKDVGISHDVGYITNEHAFVSRASIDNDHATPGTEVEVIWGEEPNSHKPAVEKHRQVSMRATVQPAPYSAFARENYRKS; translated from the coding sequence ATGCCCGAGTCACTCGCGCAAGCCATCACCCGCGCCGGGAGTGCCGTGGACCTGCTGCGCAACGCCCAGGCCCGCCCCACCGTCTTTCCGGTGACGCCGGAGTTCAGCAACTGGCGCTCCGAGCAGCAGTCGTGGCGCACCTCGGTCGCGCTGCTGGATCAGTCGCACCACATGACGGATCTGTTCATCACCGGCCCCGACGCGCTCAGACTGCTCTCGGATGTCGGCGTGAACAGCTTCGCGAAATTCCAGATCGATCAGGCCAAGCAGTTCATCGCGGTCAACCACGAGGGCTACCTGATCGGCGACGCGATCCTGTTCTATCTCGCCGAGCAGTCGTTCGACCTCGTCGGATGGCACATGGTGCTGGACTGGGTGCAGTTCCACGGCGAGACCGGTGACTACGACGTCTCGTTCGAACGCGACGCCAGCTCGGTCGTTCGCGAGGGCGACCCGAAGCTGTATCGCTACGAGCTGCAGGGCCCGAACGCGCTGGCTCTGATGGAGAAGGTCACCGGCGCCGAGGTGCCGGCGACGAAGTTCTTCGGAATGGCGACCTTCACGATCGACGGTGTCGAGGTGCGCTCGCTGCGCCACGGCATGGCGGGGCAGCCGGGCTTCGAGCTGTTCGGTCCCTGGGCCGATGGCGAACGCGTTCGCGCGGCCCTCATCGCCGCGGGCGAGGGCCTGGACCTGGTCCTGGTCGGGTCGAAGGCGTATTCTTCCGCGAACCTCGAGTCGGCCTGGGTGCCTTCCCCGCTTCCCGCGATCTTCAGCGGCGAGGGCACCGATGCGTACCGCGAGTGGCTGCCGGTCACCCGCACCGGGTCGCTCGCCGGGAGCCTGAACTCGGATCGGATCGAGGACTACTACATCACGCCGTACGACATCGGCTACGGGCGGAGCGTCGCATTCGACCACGACTTCATCGGCCGGGCCGCGCTCGAGCGTCACGCCGCCGCGCAGAACCGTCAGAAGGTGACGCTGGTGTGGAACCCCGAGGACGTCGCATCGGCAGCGCAGTCCCTCCTGGAGCCCGGCCTGCCGGTCAAGTACATCGACTTCCCCAAGGCGCGCTACGGCCAGCACCAGCTCGACCGGGTGCTCGTCGACGGGAAGGACGTCGGGATCTCCCATGACGTGGGCTACATCACGAACGAGCACGCCTTCGTGTCGCGCGCGAGCATCGACAACGATCACGCGACGCCCGGCACCGAGGTCGAGGTGATCTGGGGCGAGGAGCCGAACTCGCACAAGCCCGCGGTCGAGAAGCACCGTCAGGTGTCGATGCGGGCGACCGTCCAGCCTGCGCCGTACTCGGCGTTCGCCCGGGAGAACTACCGCAAGAGCTGA
- a CDS encoding IclR family transcriptional regulator — protein MARASDGESVLSKHLRILGTFEAAVPFLTLSEIAERAGLAPSTAHRIVGELEREGLLERLPDRTYRLGVRLWELACRTPGALGLRELARPYLQAVHARVRQHTQLGVLSDTAVLFLDRLSTRDAVVNATLIGGRIPLHASSSGLVLLAHSGQAVVDAVLAGPMRRYTPHTIRTEADLYAKLRRVRADGWAVCNGHIHEESRGIAVPVYGAHEDVIAAIGVVVPNDDAPTLGHIELLTRAAREITVAMRAAYLPTAHPAATPGGRFRPLVTSSVRSMEYLESISAVAPS, from the coding sequence GTGGCAAGGGCATCCGACGGCGAGTCCGTCCTCTCCAAGCATCTTCGTATCCTCGGGACGTTCGAGGCGGCGGTCCCCTTTCTGACACTCTCGGAGATCGCCGAGCGAGCCGGGCTGGCGCCCTCCACCGCGCACCGGATCGTGGGTGAGCTCGAGCGGGAGGGATTGCTGGAGCGGTTGCCCGACCGGACGTATCGTCTGGGCGTGCGGCTGTGGGAGCTGGCGTGCCGCACGCCAGGAGCCCTGGGCCTGAGGGAGCTCGCCCGTCCGTATCTGCAGGCCGTCCACGCGCGCGTGCGGCAGCACACGCAGCTCGGGGTGCTCAGCGACACCGCGGTGCTGTTCCTGGATCGGCTCTCGACGCGCGACGCCGTGGTGAACGCCACCCTCATCGGCGGGCGGATCCCGCTGCACGCCTCTTCGAGCGGGCTCGTTCTTCTGGCCCACTCGGGCCAGGCCGTGGTGGATGCCGTACTGGCCGGCCCGATGCGCCGCTACACACCGCACACGATCCGGACCGAGGCGGACCTGTACGCGAAGCTGCGGCGGGTGCGGGCGGACGGCTGGGCGGTCTGCAACGGACATATCCATGAGGAGTCGCGCGGAATCGCGGTGCCCGTGTACGGCGCGCACGAGGATGTCATCGCGGCCATCGGTGTCGTCGTGCCCAACGACGATGCACCGACCCTCGGCCACATCGAGCTCTTGACCCGGGCCGCGCGCGAGATCACGGTGGCGATGCGGGCGGCGTACTTGCCGACCGCACATCCCGCCGCGACTCCCGGCGGCCGCTTCCGGCCGCTCGTGACCTCCTCGGTGCGGTCGATGGAGTACCTCGAGTCGATCTCCGCGGTGGCACCGTCGTAA
- a CDS encoding GntR family transcriptional regulator, producing the protein MSMTAEDAAASAATSEERVTDVIRNAIVRGEYAPNQRLIEADLSDTFAASRATVRTALLELANEGLVERLPNRGSRVRAISVEEAIEILEVRIGVEGLCAAKTAASVTDGEIQEFLHLRQDLIDAVADGDLVEYSRLNQRLDERVRVLSRHHTASEVLARLHAQSVRHQFKLSSRPQRAKVSVLEHAAIIDAIVARDPAAAEQAVRAHLLSVIGALREVA; encoded by the coding sequence ATGTCGATGACCGCCGAGGACGCGGCTGCAAGCGCCGCGACGTCCGAGGAACGGGTGACGGATGTCATCCGCAACGCGATCGTGCGGGGAGAGTACGCCCCCAACCAGCGCCTCATCGAAGCGGACCTCAGCGACACGTTCGCGGCCAGCCGTGCGACCGTGCGCACCGCGCTGCTCGAACTCGCCAACGAGGGACTGGTCGAGCGCCTCCCCAATCGCGGATCACGGGTGCGAGCGATCTCGGTCGAAGAGGCGATCGAGATTCTCGAGGTCCGCATCGGGGTCGAGGGCCTGTGCGCCGCCAAGACCGCGGCATCCGTCACGGACGGCGAGATCCAGGAGTTCCTCCACCTCCGCCAGGACCTCATCGACGCCGTGGCCGACGGTGACCTCGTGGAGTACTCCCGGCTCAACCAGCGGCTCGACGAGCGCGTGCGCGTGCTGAGCCGGCACCACACAGCCTCGGAAGTGCTCGCGCGCCTGCACGCACAGAGCGTGCGTCACCAGTTCAAGCTCTCGTCTCGTCCGCAGCGCGCGAAGGTGTCGGTGCTCGAGCACGCGGCGATCATCGACGCGATCGTCGCGCGAGACCCCGCCGCCGCGGAGCAGGCCGTGCGTGCGCACCTGCTGAGCGTGATCGGGGCCCTGCGCGAGGTCGCCTGA